One part of the Melospiza melodia melodia isolate bMelMel2 chromosome 3, bMelMel2.pri, whole genome shotgun sequence genome encodes these proteins:
- the TTC32 gene encoding tetratricopeptide repeat protein 32, with amino-acid sequence MAGEAAALLAAARAELRARRLSAAEELFSRFIARSPAGASSDLATALNDRGQVRYLRVEFAAAVRDFTAAIECQPGFEVPYYNRGLVRYRLGDFDEAMKDFRKVLELNPQFEDAALSLKQAMLDKEEKEKRGY; translated from the exons ATggcgggggaggcggcggcgctgctggcggcggcgcgggcggagCTGCGGGCGCGGCGGCTCTCGGCGGCCGAGGAGCTCTTCAGCCGCTTCATCGCCCGCAGCCCCGCGGG tgccagCAGCGACCTCGCCACGGCGCTCAACGACCGCGGGCAGGTGCGGTACCTGCGAGTGGAGTTCGCCGCCGCCGTGCGGGACTTCACGGCCGCCATCGAGTGCCAGCCCGGCTTCGAGGTGCCCTACTACAACCGCGGGCTGGTGCGCTACCGGCTGG GAGACTTTGATGAGGCCATGAAAGATTTCAGGAAAGTATTAGAGTTAAACCCCCAATTTGAAGATGCTGCATTGAGTCTAAAACAGGCTATGCTtgataaagaagaaaaagagaagcggGGTTATTGA
- the WDR35 gene encoding WD repeat-containing protein 35 isoform X2 — MFIYLCKKIAIPGNIRLKCISWNKTQGFIACGGEDGLLKVIKLETQTDEAKIKGLAAPNNISVTQTLEGHSGFVQVVTWNEQYQKLTTSDQNGLIIVWMMYRGSWYEEMINNRNKSVVRSMSWNADGQKICIVYEDGAVIVGSVDGNRIWGKDLKGTHLCHVAWSSNSKILLFGMSNGEIHIYDNQGNFIVKMKLSCLVNLSGAFSIAGIHWYHGTQGYIEPNCPCLAVCYDNGRCQIMRDENDYNPVLIDAGINVVCIQWNSNGSILALAGSLKAASQDKDINVVQFYTPFGEHLRTLKVPGKQVSSLSWEGGGLKIALAVDHYIYFANIRPHYKWGYCSNTVVYAYTRADRPECCVVFWDTKNNEKYVKYVKSLISITTYGDFCVLATKADENQPQYVLVLCNSIGTPLDPKYIDIEPLFVTMTRTHVIAASKVAFYVWQYRVAKKLTAMEINQLARTRKEGRERIYHIDDTFSGSGDTHLDYSKAFEGTRDPICAITASDKILLVGRESGIIQRYSLPSVAVVQSYSLDRRAYQLSLNCNSSRLAIIDLSGVLTFVELEARAADSAGQPEAGGQLRLERKDVWDMKWAKDNPDLFAMMEKTRMYVFRNLDPEEPIQTSGYICNFEDLEIKSVLLDEILKNPEHPNKDYIINFEIRSLRDSRALIEKVGIEESSQFIEDNPHPRLWRLLAEAALQKLDLQTAEQAFVRCKDYQGIKFVKRLGNLQSESMKQAEVAAYFSRFEEAERMYLDMDRRDLAIGLRIKLGDWFRVLQLLKTGSGDADDALLEQAHNAIGDYFADRQKWLNAVQYYVQGQNQERLAECYYMLEDYQGLENLANSLPENHKLLPDIAYMFVRVGMCEQAVSAFLKCNRPKDAVDTCVHLNQWNKAVELAKNHNMKEIGSLLARYASHLLEKNKILDAIELYRKANYFFEAAKLMFQIADEESKKRTKPLRVKKLYVLSALLMEQCHEQMQNAQRGKVKEKSSESASALAGLLEEDVLSSTNRFADNAWRGAEAYHFFILAQKQLYKGSVDAALKTALHLQDYEDIIPAIEIYSLLALCACANRAFDTCSKAFVKLESLETLQPEQRQQYEELALEIFTRYRPKYNKTADLDDVLESGDGKLPVCVATGAPILEYQFWMCSVCKHCMKAKEAGHYNACPLCHSTVS; from the exons ATGTTCATCTACCTGTGCAAGAAG ATTGCAATTCCCGGTAATATTCGATTAAAATGTATTTCCTGGAATAAGACCCAAGGTTTCATAGCCTGTGGTGGAGAGGATGGATTACTGAAAGTAATAAAATTAGAAACACAAACAG ATGAGGCAAAGATAAAGGGACTAGCAGCTCCTAACAACATTTCTGTGACTCAAACTCTAGAAGGTCATAGTG GTTTTGTGCAGGTTGTGACATGGAATGAACAGTATCAAAAATTGACTACCAGCGATCAAAATGGCCTCATCATTGTGTGGATGATGTACAGAG GTTCTTGGTATGAAGAGAtgattaacaacagaaataaatcaGTGGTTCGAAGTATGAGCTGGAATGCTGATGGCCAGAAGATTTGTATTGTGTATGAGGATGGAGCTGTGATTGTTGGATCAGTGGATG GCAATCGCATTTGGGGAAAAGACTTGAAAGGCACCCACCTGTGCCACGTGGCCTGGTCCTCCAATAGCAAAATTTTGCTCTTTGGAATGTCAAATGGAGAGATTCACATTTATGACAATCAGGGAAATTTTATT GTGAAAATGAAGTTGAGCTGTTTGGTGAATTTAAGTGGAGCTTTCAGCATTGCTGGGATACACTGGTACCACGGTACCCAAGGCTACATTGAGCCCAACTGCCCTTGCCTTGCTGTCTGTTATGACAATGGGAGATGCCAGATCATGAGAGATGAGAATGACTACA ATCCTGTTTTGATTGATGCTGGTATCAATGTAGTATGTATTCAGTGGAACTCCAATGGAAGCATTCTGGCACTGGCAGGCTCCCTCAAAGCAGCTTCTCAAGATAAAGATATCAATGTTGTGCAATTCTACACTCCCTTTGGTGAG CACTTACGCACACTGAAGGTTCCTGGCAAACAGGTCTCTTCCTTGTCCTGGGAGGGAGGTGGACTGAAAATTGCCCTGGCTGTTGATCATTACATATATTTTGCAAACATTCGTCCACATTACAAG TGGGGTTACTGTTCCAACACCGTTGTTTACGCCTACACCCGAGCGGACCGCCCAGAGTGCTGTGTCGTCTTTTGGGACACAAAAAACAATGAGAAATATGTGAAATATGTCAAGAGCCTTATTTCCATTACAACTTATGGGGACTTCTGTGTTTTAGCAACTAAAGCAGATGAAAATCAGCCTCAG TATGTGCTGGTTCTCTGCAATTCTATTGGCACACCCTTGGACCCAAAATATATTGATATTG AGCCATTGTTTGTCACGATGACCAGAACTCATGTGATCGCGGCTTCCAAAGTAGCGTTTTACGTCTGGCAGTACCGGGTGGCCAAGAAGCTCACAGCCATGGAAATCAATCAGCTGGCACGCACCAGGAAAGAAGGCAGGGAAAG GATCTATCATATTGATGACACCTTTTCAGGGTCTGGAGACACTCACCTTGATTACAGCAAAGCTTTTGAA GGAACAAGAGATCCAATTTGTGCAATAACAGCATCTGATAAGATACTGCTTGTG GGAAGAGAGTCTGGCATTATTCAGAGGTACagcctccccagcgtggctgtggTGCAGAGCTACTCCCTGGACCGGCGTGCCTATCAGCTGTCTTTGAACTGCAACTCCAG TCGCCTCGCTATCATTGACCTGTCAGGGGTTCTGACGTTTGTGGAGCTGGAGGCGCGGGCCGCTGACAGCGCGGGGCAGCCGGAGGCAGgcgggcagctcaggctggagcgcAAGGATGTCTGGGACATGAAATGGGCCAAGGACAACCCAGACCTGTTTGCCATGATGGAGAAAACAAGAATGTATGTCTTCAGAAACTTGGATCCAGAG GAACCTATACAAACATCTGGATATATTTGCAACTTTGAAGATTTAGAAATCAAGTCTGTTCTTCTGGATGAAATATTAAAG AATCCTGAACACCCTAACAAAGATTACATCATCAATTTCGAGATTCGGTCATTACGAGACAGTCGAGCATTGATTGAAAAAGTTGGCATTGAGGAATCTTCCCAATTCATAGAAGACAATCCACATCCCAGACTTTG GCGACTCCTGGCTGAAGCTGCTCTTCAGAAGCTGGATCTGCAGACGGCTGAACAAGCTTTTGTGCGTTGCAAAGATTATCAAGGCATTAAGTTTGTGAAGCGCCTGGGCAATCTGCAGAGCGAGTCCATGAAGCAAGCAGAAGTGGCAGCCTATTTCAGCAGATTTGAAGAAGCTGAAAGAATGTATCTGGATATGGACAGAAG AGACCTTGCCATCGGGCTGCGGATCAAGCTGGGCGATTGGTTCCGcgtgctgcagctgctgaagaCGGGCTCGGGGGACGCGGACGACGCCCTCCTGGAGCAGGCACACAACGCCATCGGAGACTACTTTGCAGACCGACAGAAATG GTTAAATGCTGTACAGTACTATGTCCAAGGACAAAACCAGGAACGTTTAGCTGAATGTTACTACATGCTAGAAGACTACCAAGGACTGGAGAATTTGGCCAACTCACTTCCAGAGAATCATAAATTGCTTCCT GATATAGCTTATATGTTTGTGAGAGTGGGGATGTGTGAACAAGCTGTGTCAGCCTTTCTGAAATGTAATCGACCAAAGGATGCCGTGGATACCTGTGTGCATCTCAACCAG TGGAATAAAGCTGTGGAGCTGGCCAAAAATCACAATATGAAAGAGATCGGATCCTTGTTAGCCAGATATGCAAGTCATTTACTGGAAAAGAACAAAATCCTTGATGCTATAGAACTCTATCGTAAAGCAAATTATTTCTTTGAAGCTGCTAAGCTCATGTTCCAG ATTGCAGATGAAGAGTCAAAGAAAAGGACGAAGCCTTTGCGAGTTAAAAAGCTTTATGTGCTATCAGCCTTACTTATGGAACAGTGTCATGAACAAATGCAAAATGCACAAAGGGGAAAAGTTAAAGAGAAAAGTTCAGAG AGTGCTTCAGCTTTGGCTGGTTTGCTGGAAGAAGATGTTCTTTCTTCAACGAATCGCTTTGCAGACAATGCCTGGCGAGGAGCTGAGGCTTACCACTTCTTCATACTTGCACAAAAACAGCTCTACAAAGGTTCTGTAGATGCAGCACTTAAAACAG cTCTTCATTTGCAAGATTATGAAGACATTATCCCTGCAATTGAAATCTATTCCCTTTTGGCACTCTGTGCGTGTGCAAACAGAGCATTTGATACTTGTTCAAAAGCCTTTGTTAAATTAGAATCCTTGGAAACTCTTCAGCCAGAGCAGAGGCAACAATATGAAGAGCTTGCTCTAGAGATATTCACAAGATACAGACCAAAGTATAACAAAACAGCTGATCTGGATGATGTTCTTGAGAG tGGAGATGGTAAACTTCCTGTATGTGTTGCAACAGGAGCCCCTATCCTGGAGTATCAGTTCTGGATGTGCAGTGTGTGTAAGCATTGCATGAAAGCCAAAGAAGCAGGCCATTATAACGCCTGTcctctgtgccacagcacagtaaGCTGA
- the WDR35 gene encoding WD repeat-containing protein 35 isoform X1 has protein sequence MFIYLCKKIAIPGNIRLKCISWNKTQGFIACGGEDGLLKVIKLETQTDEAKIKGLAAPNNISVTQTLEGHSGFVQVVTWNEQYQKLTTSDQNGLIIVWMMYRGSWYEEMINNRNKSVVRSMSWNADGQKICIVYEDGAVIVGSVDGNRIWGKDLKGTHLCHVAWSSNSKILLFGMSNGEIHIYDNQGNFIVKMKLSCLVNLSGAFSIAGIHWYHGTQGYIEPNCPCLAVCYDNGRCQIMRDENDYNPVLIDAGINVVCIQWNSNGSILALAGSLKAASQDKDINVVQFYTPFGEHLRTLKVPGKQVSSLSWEGGGLKIALAVDHYIYFANIRPHYKWGYCSNTVVYAYTRADRPECCVVFWDTKNNEKYVKYVKSLISITTYGDFCVLATKADENQPQEEQETESFGAMYVLVLCNSIGTPLDPKYIDIEPLFVTMTRTHVIAASKVAFYVWQYRVAKKLTAMEINQLARTRKEGRERIYHIDDTFSGSGDTHLDYSKAFEGTRDPICAITASDKILLVGRESGIIQRYSLPSVAVVQSYSLDRRAYQLSLNCNSSRLAIIDLSGVLTFVELEARAADSAGQPEAGGQLRLERKDVWDMKWAKDNPDLFAMMEKTRMYVFRNLDPEEPIQTSGYICNFEDLEIKSVLLDEILKNPEHPNKDYIINFEIRSLRDSRALIEKVGIEESSQFIEDNPHPRLWRLLAEAALQKLDLQTAEQAFVRCKDYQGIKFVKRLGNLQSESMKQAEVAAYFSRFEEAERMYLDMDRRDLAIGLRIKLGDWFRVLQLLKTGSGDADDALLEQAHNAIGDYFADRQKWLNAVQYYVQGQNQERLAECYYMLEDYQGLENLANSLPENHKLLPDIAYMFVRVGMCEQAVSAFLKCNRPKDAVDTCVHLNQWNKAVELAKNHNMKEIGSLLARYASHLLEKNKILDAIELYRKANYFFEAAKLMFQIADEESKKRTKPLRVKKLYVLSALLMEQCHEQMQNAQRGKVKEKSSESASALAGLLEEDVLSSTNRFADNAWRGAEAYHFFILAQKQLYKGSVDAALKTALHLQDYEDIIPAIEIYSLLALCACANRAFDTCSKAFVKLESLETLQPEQRQQYEELALEIFTRYRPKYNKTADLDDVLESGDGKLPVCVATGAPILEYQFWMCSVCKHCMKAKEAGHYNACPLCHSTVS, from the exons ATGTTCATCTACCTGTGCAAGAAG ATTGCAATTCCCGGTAATATTCGATTAAAATGTATTTCCTGGAATAAGACCCAAGGTTTCATAGCCTGTGGTGGAGAGGATGGATTACTGAAAGTAATAAAATTAGAAACACAAACAG ATGAGGCAAAGATAAAGGGACTAGCAGCTCCTAACAACATTTCTGTGACTCAAACTCTAGAAGGTCATAGTG GTTTTGTGCAGGTTGTGACATGGAATGAACAGTATCAAAAATTGACTACCAGCGATCAAAATGGCCTCATCATTGTGTGGATGATGTACAGAG GTTCTTGGTATGAAGAGAtgattaacaacagaaataaatcaGTGGTTCGAAGTATGAGCTGGAATGCTGATGGCCAGAAGATTTGTATTGTGTATGAGGATGGAGCTGTGATTGTTGGATCAGTGGATG GCAATCGCATTTGGGGAAAAGACTTGAAAGGCACCCACCTGTGCCACGTGGCCTGGTCCTCCAATAGCAAAATTTTGCTCTTTGGAATGTCAAATGGAGAGATTCACATTTATGACAATCAGGGAAATTTTATT GTGAAAATGAAGTTGAGCTGTTTGGTGAATTTAAGTGGAGCTTTCAGCATTGCTGGGATACACTGGTACCACGGTACCCAAGGCTACATTGAGCCCAACTGCCCTTGCCTTGCTGTCTGTTATGACAATGGGAGATGCCAGATCATGAGAGATGAGAATGACTACA ATCCTGTTTTGATTGATGCTGGTATCAATGTAGTATGTATTCAGTGGAACTCCAATGGAAGCATTCTGGCACTGGCAGGCTCCCTCAAAGCAGCTTCTCAAGATAAAGATATCAATGTTGTGCAATTCTACACTCCCTTTGGTGAG CACTTACGCACACTGAAGGTTCCTGGCAAACAGGTCTCTTCCTTGTCCTGGGAGGGAGGTGGACTGAAAATTGCCCTGGCTGTTGATCATTACATATATTTTGCAAACATTCGTCCACATTACAAG TGGGGTTACTGTTCCAACACCGTTGTTTACGCCTACACCCGAGCGGACCGCCCAGAGTGCTGTGTCGTCTTTTGGGACACAAAAAACAATGAGAAATATGTGAAATATGTCAAGAGCCTTATTTCCATTACAACTTATGGGGACTTCTGTGTTTTAGCAACTAAAGCAGATGAAAATCAGCCTCAG gaggagcaggagacaGAGTCATTTGGTGCCATG TATGTGCTGGTTCTCTGCAATTCTATTGGCACACCCTTGGACCCAAAATATATTGATATTG AGCCATTGTTTGTCACGATGACCAGAACTCATGTGATCGCGGCTTCCAAAGTAGCGTTTTACGTCTGGCAGTACCGGGTGGCCAAGAAGCTCACAGCCATGGAAATCAATCAGCTGGCACGCACCAGGAAAGAAGGCAGGGAAAG GATCTATCATATTGATGACACCTTTTCAGGGTCTGGAGACACTCACCTTGATTACAGCAAAGCTTTTGAA GGAACAAGAGATCCAATTTGTGCAATAACAGCATCTGATAAGATACTGCTTGTG GGAAGAGAGTCTGGCATTATTCAGAGGTACagcctccccagcgtggctgtggTGCAGAGCTACTCCCTGGACCGGCGTGCCTATCAGCTGTCTTTGAACTGCAACTCCAG TCGCCTCGCTATCATTGACCTGTCAGGGGTTCTGACGTTTGTGGAGCTGGAGGCGCGGGCCGCTGACAGCGCGGGGCAGCCGGAGGCAGgcgggcagctcaggctggagcgcAAGGATGTCTGGGACATGAAATGGGCCAAGGACAACCCAGACCTGTTTGCCATGATGGAGAAAACAAGAATGTATGTCTTCAGAAACTTGGATCCAGAG GAACCTATACAAACATCTGGATATATTTGCAACTTTGAAGATTTAGAAATCAAGTCTGTTCTTCTGGATGAAATATTAAAG AATCCTGAACACCCTAACAAAGATTACATCATCAATTTCGAGATTCGGTCATTACGAGACAGTCGAGCATTGATTGAAAAAGTTGGCATTGAGGAATCTTCCCAATTCATAGAAGACAATCCACATCCCAGACTTTG GCGACTCCTGGCTGAAGCTGCTCTTCAGAAGCTGGATCTGCAGACGGCTGAACAAGCTTTTGTGCGTTGCAAAGATTATCAAGGCATTAAGTTTGTGAAGCGCCTGGGCAATCTGCAGAGCGAGTCCATGAAGCAAGCAGAAGTGGCAGCCTATTTCAGCAGATTTGAAGAAGCTGAAAGAATGTATCTGGATATGGACAGAAG AGACCTTGCCATCGGGCTGCGGATCAAGCTGGGCGATTGGTTCCGcgtgctgcagctgctgaagaCGGGCTCGGGGGACGCGGACGACGCCCTCCTGGAGCAGGCACACAACGCCATCGGAGACTACTTTGCAGACCGACAGAAATG GTTAAATGCTGTACAGTACTATGTCCAAGGACAAAACCAGGAACGTTTAGCTGAATGTTACTACATGCTAGAAGACTACCAAGGACTGGAGAATTTGGCCAACTCACTTCCAGAGAATCATAAATTGCTTCCT GATATAGCTTATATGTTTGTGAGAGTGGGGATGTGTGAACAAGCTGTGTCAGCCTTTCTGAAATGTAATCGACCAAAGGATGCCGTGGATACCTGTGTGCATCTCAACCAG TGGAATAAAGCTGTGGAGCTGGCCAAAAATCACAATATGAAAGAGATCGGATCCTTGTTAGCCAGATATGCAAGTCATTTACTGGAAAAGAACAAAATCCTTGATGCTATAGAACTCTATCGTAAAGCAAATTATTTCTTTGAAGCTGCTAAGCTCATGTTCCAG ATTGCAGATGAAGAGTCAAAGAAAAGGACGAAGCCTTTGCGAGTTAAAAAGCTTTATGTGCTATCAGCCTTACTTATGGAACAGTGTCATGAACAAATGCAAAATGCACAAAGGGGAAAAGTTAAAGAGAAAAGTTCAGAG AGTGCTTCAGCTTTGGCTGGTTTGCTGGAAGAAGATGTTCTTTCTTCAACGAATCGCTTTGCAGACAATGCCTGGCGAGGAGCTGAGGCTTACCACTTCTTCATACTTGCACAAAAACAGCTCTACAAAGGTTCTGTAGATGCAGCACTTAAAACAG cTCTTCATTTGCAAGATTATGAAGACATTATCCCTGCAATTGAAATCTATTCCCTTTTGGCACTCTGTGCGTGTGCAAACAGAGCATTTGATACTTGTTCAAAAGCCTTTGTTAAATTAGAATCCTTGGAAACTCTTCAGCCAGAGCAGAGGCAACAATATGAAGAGCTTGCTCTAGAGATATTCACAAGATACAGACCAAAGTATAACAAAACAGCTGATCTGGATGATGTTCTTGAGAG tGGAGATGGTAAACTTCCTGTATGTGTTGCAACAGGAGCCCCTATCCTGGAGTATCAGTTCTGGATGTGCAGTGTGTGTAAGCATTGCATGAAAGCCAAAGAAGCAGGCCATTATAACGCCTGTcctctgtgccacagcacagtaaGCTGA